In the Pontibacillus sp. HMF3514 genome, AAATCTCTACTTATGGACTCCTTTCACATATGAGAGAGAAAGATATTACACAGAGAATTCAATTTCTTGTGGCAGAAGGCTACTTATCTGTGGAAGATGGAAAATTTCCTTTGTTAAAGTTAACCTCGTTAGCATTACCCATTCTAAGAGGAGAGCAATCCGTTCATATGCTTATTGAAGCAGCCCCTGCATCATATACTCAGACTGATGTGGATGAATCACTTTTCGAGGAGTTACGTATGTTACGTAAATCGATAGCTGATGAGAATGAGATCCCACCATACATCGTCTTTTCAGATGCTACTTTAAAAGAACTGTGTGCTAGACTTCCGAAAACGAAAGAGGATATGCTAACGGTTAAGGGGATTGGAGAAAAGAAATTTGAACAATACGGCGAGGTCTTTTTAGAAATACTTCAAAAGCAAGAAGTTGTAGAAACATCATAGCATTATAAAAAGGCATCCTTCGAATAAATCAAAGGTTGCCTTTTTCACATTAAATTTGCTTTTTCACAAACGCGAGCAAGTCTTCATATTCGTAAAGATCTCTCACTCCAGGTTTTTCAATTAAATAATCTACACAGGCTTCAGGTGAGTCCGTATAGGCTTCTAAGAATCCACGAATCAACATCGCTAAATAGCGTTTTGATGGAACTGTGATCTCCCTCTCTTCCATTGGTAAGTAATGTGTAAAGGTGAAAATAGGGTGACCATCTTGTTCTCCAGCATACAGTAAGTTACCGTAATCTGATTTCTCGACTAATGTGTTTCCGTTTGCTCTAATGGCTGACCAATCAAGCGATAAATCTGATATCCCATTTTCTTGTCTAACCACATCTTCGAATTGCTCTTCTGTAATAAGATACATTCTTCCCCATGTATTCGCATTCTCATCATATTGGGTATCGATAAATGCTGCACCTCCATCCCAGCGGTCAGAGTATCCAGCAAAATATAAAGAAAACGGCAGCGATACGGGAGAATCTTTTACTGGTAGAGTAGCGTCACGACTCCCTACTTCTCTTCTATTTGACCCTTCAGGCTGTCCACCTTCGATATAGCATAAAAATCGTTCACGAAATAGATTGGACCCAAAACTTGCATACCACACTTTATTCGACATCATCTCACTCCTTACATGTCTTCTATTATAAGAGATCATAATATTGAATGTAAGTTTAGAGTTGAATCCTATTACAAATACATGTTACTATAAAGTCACATTAAATACGTTACCCATTCGTAACGTATTTTGTATGGAGGCCATGGCATGCTAAATGAAGATCTTACAGCTGTATTTAAAGCTCTTAGTCACCCGATAAGAATGAGTATTCTAGATCAATTAAAAGAAGGACCCAAAACCACAGGTGATCTGGACTCGCTTTTTCCAGACGTATCACGGTACGCCGTCATGAAACATTTAAACGCGCTTCAGGATGCTGACCTTATTCTGGTAAGAAGAGAAGGGAGATCACGACTGAACTATTTAAATGTGGTACCGTTACAGCAAGTTTATGAACGTTGGGTGAGTCAGTATCAATCAGGCTTTGCCCAGTCCTTAACATCTTTAAAACAATCATTAGAAGGGAGTAATGAAGAAATGAGTGAGCAAGGTTTAAAGCACGATGCATTTCAAATTGAACAAGAGGTTACGATTAATGCTTCCCCTCAAAAAGTTTTTGAAGGCTTAACACGAGACATTGGACAATGGTGGGCCTATCGCTTATGTGGTGAAGGTTCTAGAATGACGATGGATCCCCACCCTGGTGGAAAATTCCTTGAAGAAGGAATTGAAGGCGCTAATGCATTATGGGGAACGGTTCAATTTGTGAAAGAAAATGAGGAGATTCGCTTAAATGGTCTACTTGGTATGTCAGGTGCTGTGAATAGTGCATATTCTTTCAAACTTGAACCAAACGGAGATGCCACCGTTCTTAAGCTATCCCACCATGCTGTTGGCTTGATTGATCCAGAATGGGAAAAGATGCACGCAGAAGGATGGAAAGAACTCCTAGGAGATTTCTTGAAAAATTATCTCGAGCAAGGAAAACGCCCTGAAATCGATTAATTAGATCCACTATAAAAAACAGAAAAGGAGAGTACCACTATGGCCTCTCCTTTTTCATGTATCATTTATTCACCTGTACGAACGTCAACTTCTTCGTTACTATTACGCTTCTGACAATCCGTACACATTTTCATCTTCTCTTCTTTTTTATTCTGCAGGAACTTTCCACAATTACTACATTTCCCAAACTCATTTGGGTTCCCTTGGAGTTGTGAAAATAGTTCTCCCTCTGGTCCTACCATTCAAATCACTCCTTTATAGGCTCTTACTCCTTATTTATCCTTTCTAGGTACGAATCAAACACCAAGGAACTAGTTAGCAATTTAACATTGTTCCTTCCAATCTTTTACACTATAATAATGAAAAATTCTCTTATATAGAAAGGATGATCATTTGCCACATAAATTAGGATTATCAGGAAGCACCATTTTATCAAACCCAAAACAATTACATGAACTATTTCTTGAAGAGCTTGACCACATTGAAATCGGTGAATTCCCTGATGAAGATGCTTTTCAATTGTTTTTAGACCATGTAAAACATACTCAGCGAAGCTTTGGCATTCATTCTCCACTTATGAGAAATAACAGCAAATATGATCTCATTGAGTATGTACATATAGAACCAGAGAAAGCTTGGTATCAAATTGAAGAAGAAGCTAAGCGCCTCTCATCTTTAGGTGCAGAATATGTTCTTGTTCATTTTCCTTACTTTAAAACAGATCGTAATGGTGATGTACATAAAGATATTGAGCAAGGCTTAGAGAAGCTTAGCCACCTTCAAGTCCAGTATGATATTCCTTTTGTTTGTGAACCCAAATTAGGGCAAAATCGTAATCCATGCGGCATTCACTATTTGGATGACTTTTCTGTTGAGAGATGGAAAAATTATGGCATTCCTCTTTGCTTTGATGTCGGTGACTATTTGTTAGCTGATGCTGATCATATTTTCGGCCATATTCATAAATGGCAAGATTATATTAAGGTTGTACACCTACACAACGTATCATTTCAAAATGGTGATGCGAACAAATACATATGGTCTCCAGTTCACTCAAGCCAGGAAAACGATTCAGATTTTTATACACTTGAACCTATTATTCGAAAGCTCGCTCAAGGGTCTGATATACGATTTTTATTTGAGCATACCCCACACCACGTTCCATCACAGAAATATGTTCGAGAAGGAATTGAATGGGTTCGTAAACTTATTAAATAAACATAGGTTATTGATTCAGACCTCTCCCCCCTTAATTTGTAAGCGTTTCATTTTTCCTATATAATATAAGAAAATTCAGACTTTTAAGGGGTGTGTGCATGTCTTCTTTATTGAAGGTCGCTCATGAAGATAAACCTTATTCCGAGGAACACCTTGATTTTACTGAACTACAACCAAGCTTTAGAGTGGATTTAAGACGCTATTCAGAACAAGAGTACAATAAGTTTGTCACAATGAATACAGTTTCTGATTGGTCCTCTTTGTCATGGAAAGATGTGGGGAGACCTTATGAAGTAAAGGCGAATTCAAAAGATCGAGATCAGTATGAACAACAATTTGGCAAATCTATGAGTGTGCACACATCATGGCAATATTTTAACAGAGCGTTTCATGAATGGTTTGTAAAAGATGTACCATCAGAACAACAGAAGAAGAAAAAGGCATTTAAGGAAAGCTTAGGTTCATTCAATCCAAAGGCTATTAAAGCAGCATTAGGGGATGTAGCTCGCATTCAACTGTGGAATTACGCCCACAGAATTGAGGATGGAGTTTGGGACCCACGCGGAAAAAGAGCACTCTTTGAAGGGTTAGATGTTAAGAAACCTCGGATTTTGTTCTTGGGTGCTGCGGAAGGATATGAGGCGATGCAAATTGCTGCGATGTATCCTAGCGCTGAGGTGGTAATGGTTGATTATGATGAGTATTGTAAAACTACTCGCTTTCAAGATTTCCCTGAAACCTATCCTTTTCTAGGTGATAACCCAAACACTGGACAAACGAGTGTTTACTATAAAAACGATTTTAATATTGAATATGTTGTGGATGATATTCGCAACCTTGATTATGGAAAAGAGTTTGATATCGTTCTATCAGTAGGTTTACTAGAACATTTTCCAGATGAATATAAACCTGAAGTGGTAGATTGGCATCGGAAGTTTTTAAAGACAGGTGGCTATGCGATTTTCACGACTCCACGGAATCAGTTTAAATCCCGTATGTATTATCGGATTATGGCAGATGTCATGAATCATACTTATAGAGAGCTTATGACATTGGAGCAAATGGGATTGTATATTTATGAGAATGGTTTTGATATCGTACAGAGTGGCTATATCAAAGTTCATAACGGTGTTGTTGCTAAAGCTCGATAATATGTAAACTTAGAGTCCCCAACATAGTTGGAGACTCTTTTTTTAATTTAATAGGTTAGGGTAATTTAAAGCTTTTTAAATGCATTTCTGGTGATTTCCATCTCTATACATGATCTTCAAATTGAATCACAATAGAGTCTCCAATTGGTTTATATCCAATTCGTTGATAAATTTTATTTGAAGTTGGATTACTTAAATCGGTGTACAACGACGTGAAGGAATACCCTTCATCTAATAAGCTTTGACTTAGCTTCGCCACAAGACTTGAAGCATAGCCTTTTCGTTTATGCTCATTTGGTGTGTACACAGGCCCTAATGTAATCCCGTTTATTGTTGGACGTGTAGCATTCGCCATTGAAACAGGCTCTCCATCATCTATCCACAAACGTAATGATTGATTCTGGATCATGCGCTTGATCGTATCTTCTGGACTTTCAGCCAACGTAGGTTCCCCTGCTTCTTCTCCAAACATATTCAACCATTTTGTTGCGATCTCTTGATGTTCAGGTTGGGCGATTCGAAGCTCACCATTCGAAATCGGGATATCTTCAACTTCATCTAGACGAAAAACTTTCTGTTCCATTTTTATTTGGTAAGAAGAACCCGTTCTCTCATTCCATCGCTCTGCAATACGCTCCACAGAAGGTTTCGACCCAATTAACCCTGGAAAAGGTAAATGATTTTCATCTATATAGGTCAAAAAACTATCTACATCTTCATACGAAAGGTCTTGTTCAACAGCTAAAATCCAGTTATGAGGAGGCGTTCTCAATAAGGCGTAATGAATCTCTCCATCACTTCGTTGCTTATATCCTAAGAAAGGTTCACTTTGATAGTGATTGCCTTCATTAGCAAGTCGATAGCTAATCCCTAGAGGTAAGTTATTCAGTGCCTCATTCTTCATTAAAAAAGGTTCCACTTTACTCAGAAATTCATCCGCTTTGTTATAGGTTAACACTGTCATAGAAACATCCTCCTTACCCGATTCTGTTCTTAAATGCAAAAGATGATTCCTTAACTTTCTTGATTCTCTTTTAAAATCCTTCCTTATCTATGAATTTTATATTTATAGAACGAGTAGATATTTACTAAAAGGGGGGATAAACAGTGTGGTTAGAACACAAAAAACCAAAAGCACTGATTTACGGAGCTGTTTCTGGCGTGATACTTGGTATAATTGGTCATTTTATAGGGTGAATAACAGGTCAACCGGATCATTCAATTCCGGTTGACCTGTTTAAAGAATATCTAGATATTTTATTTTAGCTCTTTCATGACAAAAACATCTTCTGTTAAAGGTTTGTAACCTAATTCATGAAGTTCAGCTTGTTCAGGGAGGTTACCTTCAGCAATACTAAGTGTTTGTACATTACGCTTTTTAGTTTCCTCTTCAATTGCCCTCATCACATTTTTTAGTTCCTTTGTATAATCCGAATGAATAGCTAAAGCGATTACCTCAGAATATTTCGTGTCTGGACGGATCGTTACACCGGCATAAGCAATTGTTTTATTTTCTTCTTTGTAAACTACAGAAAAATCAAATTGTATGGACCGGAAGTAGGTCTCCATCATGTCCACTTCTTCAGTTGTTATGTCTCCATTGTTTTGTATAAGGCTTTTCCATGCTTCAAATGAAAAAGAAGAGCCAACTTCATAAGGAAGGAGGGATTGAAACCCATCTTCTTGTGAAAGTGTTTTTCCTATAATAGGCGATCGACTAGCAATGGTAAAGCCTTTATCTAAAAAGAATTGGATTTGATTGTCCCATTGTTTTCTGAAGCGCTGAACCATCATGTTTGCCCCATATTCTTCACTAGCTGCAAAGTTGTACACTTTATTGAAGAGTTCTTCTTGTACTTCTCCTTCATAACCTCGAAGAACCCATGGGTAACCTAATGAAACCATACCACCACTTCCGGTAAAACTCATATATCCAACAAGGGTATCTCTATCAAAAGCAAAGTAACGGGATTTTGGTGAAAATTCTTCCTGCTTATTAAACTCTCCAGGGGATGTTGTTAGCTTCCAAGCGTAGGGTAAATCTCTAGTTATCTTCTCCCAAAAAGCATACTGGGCTTGTAGGTCTTCTAGTTGTTCATAAAATCGGTATGTAATCGTCATAACGAGCACCTCTTTTTTAATTTCTTCAAGTGTACCAAAGTATGGTACACGAGAGATAAATATTGTGTGCTCGGTATAAGGGGAAGAAATTGAAATCAAGGCTTCCGATAAAGGGGGCTTTAATTGAAGAAGAGGTTCAACCTAAAAAACCCTCCCACATTGACTGTGACAGGGTTTATCAAGTTTATCTTCCCCAAGGAAAGTCCGTTCCAAATTTTTGAGCGAATTCTTTTGATACGCCACGACGCTCTTTACGTTGTTCAGCTCGTTTCGCTGCACCATCGTGAAGCCATTGTTCTTCTTCTGTTTCAGGATATACCGTTGGAACCTGAATCGGGTTATTCTGATCATCCACAGCTACGAATGTCATGAAAGCTGTAGCACATACAGCACGCTTTCCAGATAGCAGTTCTTCTGTTACAGCCTTAACAAAAATCTCCATGGAAGTATTTCGCGTCCATGTAACAAATGCCTCAAGGCAAATGGCGTCCCCAGCGTTGACCGGATATAAAAAGTCCACTGAGTCTGTGGATGCTGTCACCACAGGATTACGTGCATGACGTGTCGCAGCAATCGCAGCTACATCATCCATATAGGCCATTAGCTGCCCACCAAATAATGTCCCATGATTATTTGTATCAGTCGGTAGAACGTGGGAGTTCTTTACGACTAACGAGTCAATACAAGGTTTTTTATCCATAGCAAACTCCTCCTACACCATAAACTCCTAAATTATAGTATGCCAGCGAGTCTTCAAAACTATGCAAGCATAACTATAAAGTGTTACATCAGGATTACAAAAAGGAAAATGAATTATTATAATATCTTTGATGTACGCTTTCCTTTTTCCCCTTATGTGAAAAGGAAAACATAAATAATACCGTGTTCCCCCCTGAAATTAGCGAAAAATTTTAATAAAACATTCTCGTAAATGCTTTCAGGTTATAACACGGTATGATCCCCCTTACTCTAGTGGTTTCGTGTCGTAGCTTGAACCGGTCCAATCTGTTAGGTCGCAAATCGCTTGCCAGAGTTCCGGGTAGAATTCGTATTTCACACCACGCTCCAGCGCTTGTGCTGGTATTCCTTTAAGACTCTGTGTATTTAAGCCAATCATACGACGAACTAATTGAATATGGTGATGACGGAAAGATTGGAAGTTCTCATCAAATCGAATTAAACCTTGCATGAGTCGGAATAATTGTTCATGCTCTCCTGGCTCTTTATGAACTTCAAGTGGGGTTAACTCACGTTTATCTAACAGAGCTTTGAATGGTTCCCATAAGGTTGGTCCCAAGCGAAGTACTTCATTAAAACCTGGTGAATCCTGACCGCTTCCCTGCCCCAGTGCAAGGCGAATTGTATGGTAATCTCTCGGGCTAATCACTTTCACCATATCAAAAACATTCGGTAAGTGATCAAGGTGCATATTTACACGATCAATTTGTTGGGCTGCTTCGTGAACATCATTTTTCTTCATACATTCATCTGCTAAATGAATATATTGAATCATTAATTTAAAATGAAGCTCTGCAATTTGGTGAATCATTTGAAACGTTAGTTCATCATTGCAAGCTAGCTCATCGCCTGATTTTTGCAGACTAAGTAACTCTTCAGTTCGAATATACTTTTCGTAATCTGTTAACGTTTTTCCTTTTGAATAATCCACTTTTATCCCATCCTTTTTATCGATTGAATAATACCACTTTTACGCTATGATCTCTCGTTTATTTTCATGTTTTCCATAGAGCTTTTCATCCATAATCCGCTTCATGATCTGAACCGTTTCCCATACTTCTTCATAGGAAACATATAACGCCACAGGAGCCAAGCGAATGACATTCGGTGCTCTAAAGTCAGGCACTACGCCATGGTCTTTAAGTGATTTACAGATCCTCGCAGCTTCTGGGTGCTCTAGACAAACATGACCGCCTCTATTCTCATCCTCTTTTGGATTCCCGATGACAAAACCGTTCGAAGATAGTTCAGCCTCTATCAAATCCATTAAATAACGTGTACTTCTCAATGATTTCTCACGCACTTTTTCAATCGTCGCTTCCTCAAACATTTCCAAAGAACCAAGCAATGGGGCTACACTCATGACGTGAGGTGTACCAATTTGGAAAGCTCCCGCGTCTCCTGCAGGCGAAAAAGTATGCTCCATATCGAATTGCTTTTCTTTATCTGAGCCAAACCACCCTGCCAGTCCAGGTACTTCACCGAAATGTTTCTCATGTACAAAGAGTGATGCTACTCCACCTGGACCACTATTTAAATATTTGTAGTTACACCAATAAGCAAAATCCACTCCCCATTTATGAAACTCGTGTGGTATTGCCCCAACTGAATGGCAGCCATCAAAACCAATCAGTATGCCTCGCTTGTGAGCTTCTTTTGTTAACCGTTCAATATCAAGAAGCTGACCACTGCGATAAAGGACCGTTGGTAAAACTACAAGTGCAACGTCCTCGTGCATATTCCCAATGATGTCATCCTCATCAATTAAACGACCGTCTCGACTTTTCACGCGAATCAGGTGGTGGTCAGGATCGTAGCCTTGCAGCTTAAGCTGACTTTGTAGAGCATAAATATCAGACGGAAAGTTAAGCTCATCTGCTAGAATCTTGGTCCGCTTTCCTTTGGGCTTGTAAAATGTTGAGACTAGCTGATGAAGGTTTGTAGTTGTGGAACCGGTTACAACAACCTCTTCAGCTTTTGCTCCTACTAAGCTAGCACTCATCTTACCCAGTTTTTCAGATAAATAGAACCATGGATGATCCCCTTGCATCCATCCATTAATTCCTAGCGTCTTCCACGACTCTAAAAGCTCAAGAACAGACTTTTCCGCTCTCTTTGAAAGTAGACCTAATGAATTTCCATCCATATAAATCGTTTCCGGTTGTATGTAAAACTCATCACGATAGACTGATAACGCATCCTGTGCATCCAACTCTTTCGCAAATTCTCTAGACAAATCCAAACCCCATCCCCCTCTTTCATTCTCTTTTCTTAAGATTAACATACCTAGTAAGGGAGATGGTACATGAAGTGGGACAACTGGGTGTTACATGGTACGATTGTGTGGGTTTTCATGCTGGTATGGGCGGTACTGCATAGCTTACGGGGTATTCTCTTACCGGTTCGAGCGAAGCGACGCTGCATTCGGGCTATCATCTAGCTAGTTCGGGCGTTACCTTTACATATTCGGGCGCACCTCATACAAATGCGGGCGATCCGCTCATCTAGAAAGTAAAAAGCCCGAACCAGGCATCTCCACCTAATTCGGGCTTTCATTTACTGTTTGGATTCCTCCACAATCGTGGATAGTTCTTCCCAACGTTCCATGAGTTCTTCAAGTTTTTGCTCGGTTTCTTCCTGTTCTTGTACGAGCTCTTGTGCGCGAACTGCATCACTACCAGCTTCCGTAATTTCCTTTTGGACTTCTTCTAAACGTAGCTCGAGTTCTTCGATTCGGTCCTCAATGGAATTCCATTCTTGTTGCTCATGATAAGAAAGCTTACGACGTTTTTCTTTTTGCTTTGGTGACTCTTTCTTTTCCTCTTTTGCTAAACGTCGTTGTTCCGCAAGGGCTGCACCCTCTTCTTCACGCTTCACATCTAAATACTCGCTATAGTTCCCCTGGAATCGGCGTGTTTTTCCGTTCCCTTCAAATGCAATTAAATGATCGACAACTTTATCCAAGAAATAACGATCGTGGGAAACAGTAATAACGACACCTGGGAAGTGATCCAAGTATTCCTCTAAAACAGATAGAGTCTGTGTATCTAAGTCGTTTGTCGGCTCATCCAGAAACAGTACGTTCGGTTCCTGCATTAGTACACGTAGCAAGTACAGACGTCGACGTTCGCCACCTGATAGTTTTGAAATATACGTCCACTGCATGTAACGAGGGAACATAAACCGCTCAAGCATCTGCTCGGCTGTAATTTCATCGCCTTCAATTGTATGAATGACTTCCGCTTCTTCTTTAATATATTCAACGACACGAAGCGAACCATCTAATTCATCGTGATCCTGAGTATAGTATCCAATTTTCACAGTCTGACCCGTTTTTACAGACCCGGCATCCGCTTCAAGACGACCTGCCATAATATTTAAGAGGGTTGTTTTCCCACTGCCATTTGGTCCAATAATGCCAAGACGCTCACCTGGTACAACGAGATAATTGAAATCTTCTAATACTGGAACTCCTTCGAAAGATTTGGTCACCCCTTCAAGCTCCAGCACGTCATTCCCTAATCTAGTTGAACCAATTGCGATATCGAGCTGGTCCTCTTGTTCAGGTCCTTTTTGATCACGTAAGGATTTCACGCGATCTACACGTGCCTTTTGCTTCGTTCCTCTTGCCTTTGGACCTCTACGCAGCCACTCCAACTCACGTCGTAATGTATTTTGACGCTTCTCTTCATTTTTACGCTCTAGCTCTTCACGCTCAGCTTTTTTGGCTAAGAAGGTTTCATAATTTCCTTCATAAATATATAACTGGCCTTTATCCAGCTCATAAATATGATTCGTGACACGATTTAAGAAATAACGATCGTGTGTAACCAAAATAAGTGAACCACTATATTGAGCTAGGAATGACTCCAACCATTCAATCGTCTCATTGTCTAAGTGGTTAGTAGGCTCGTCTAAAATGAGCAGATCTGCTGGTTGGATTAATGCTTTCGCGATGGCTACCCGCTTTTTCTGACCACCAGACAACTCGCTTACAGGTTTTGTATAATCCGATACACCGAGGCGTGTTAAAACTGTTTTCGCAACCGTATTTGCTTCCCATGCGTCGTTTTCATCCATCTTTTGTTGTGCGTGGAATAACTTTGTCTGCTTCTTTTCATCTTCTGGATGCGCTTCGAGCTCCTGCAATGCTTGCTCATATTCTCGCATCGTCCGCATCACTTTTGAATCACCATAATAAATTTGGTCTAAGACCGATAAGGAATGATCGAGATCAGGTTCCTGTGGTAAATATTCAATATGGAACTGATTCGAGTGCGAAATCTGCCCCTTCTCTGCCGAATCGATTCCAGCTAGAACTTTTAACAGCGTAGATTTACCTGTTCCGTTCACACCGATTAAACCGATTCGCTGTTTTTCTTCAATTGTAAACGAGATATTCTCAAACAAGACCTTCTCGCCGTATGTTTTATATAATTGCTCGACTGATAATATACTCATATTCAAAAACCTTCCTTTGTTAAAAGCCAAAACACTTACACGATATTTTTAACTCGACCTACCTGGCCATCTTGCAAACGAACTTTAATCCCATGTGGATGTTGACTTGAATTCGTCAAAATATCCTTCACGGTTCCTCTCGTAAGCTTGCCACTTCGTTGATCCTTCTTTAAAACGATATCCACTTCAATTCCTGGTGAAATATCTTTGCGGTTTTGTCCGTTCATACATTCATCACCTTTAGTGTATTTACTACTCTCTATTATAAAGCATGAGCAAACAAGTTTACATACTGAGGGTTTTTCATTTATATTTTTAATCCCAGAGGAAAGGCTAATCTTATCAAATTCTAGGAGGTACAACATGAGTAACGAACGCATTTTAATGGTGTTAACGAATCACACGAAGATTACAGATGATCATAAAACAGGCCTATGGCTAGAAGAATTCGCAGTACCTTATAACACATTCAAAGAGCAAGGGTACGATGTTAAAGTCACAAGCATTGATGGTGGAGAAGTTCCTCTTGACCCAAACAGTATTCCTGAAGAGGAGAAAGATGAATGGAAGGATGCTCAGGAAGAACTAAAAAACACAGCAAAGCTTACGAAAGAAGATAGTGAAGGCTTCGATGCTGTATTTTTACCAGGTGGTCACGGAACAATGTTCGACTTCCCAGATAGTGAAACATTGCAACTTGTCCTTCAAGAACATGCAGAAGCTGATAAAGTAATCGGCTCCGTATGTCATGGTCCAGCTGGGCTTGTGAATGTCACTTATAAAGATGGCACGCCTTTAGTAAAAGGGAAAAAAGTAAATGGCTTCACCGATGAAGAGGAAAAAGATATGGGGCTTGATCCACATATGCCATTCCTTCTTGAAACAAAGCTTCGTGAAAAAGGCGGAGACTTTGTATCAGGTGATAGCTGGTCCGACTTTTCGGTTCGCGATGGAAACCTAGTGACAGGACAAAA is a window encoding:
- a CDS encoding SRPBCC domain-containing protein; the protein is MLNEDLTAVFKALSHPIRMSILDQLKEGPKTTGDLDSLFPDVSRYAVMKHLNALQDADLILVRREGRSRLNYLNVVPLQQVYERWVSQYQSGFAQSLTSLKQSLEGSNEEMSEQGLKHDAFQIEQEVTINASPQKVFEGLTRDIGQWWAYRLCGEGSRMTMDPHPGGKFLEEGIEGANALWGTVQFVKENEEIRLNGLLGMSGAVNSAYSFKLEPNGDATVLKLSHHAVGLIDPEWEKMHAEGWKELLGDFLKNYLEQGKRPEID
- a CDS encoding tryptophan 2,3-dioxygenase family protein, which translates into the protein MDYSKGKTLTDYEKYIRTEELLSLQKSGDELACNDELTFQMIHQIAELHFKLMIQYIHLADECMKKNDVHEAAQQIDRVNMHLDHLPNVFDMVKVISPRDYHTIRLALGQGSGQDSPGFNEVLRLGPTLWEPFKALLDKRELTPLEVHKEPGEHEQLFRLMQGLIRFDENFQSFRHHHIQLVRRMIGLNTQSLKGIPAQALERGVKYEFYPELWQAICDLTDWTGSSYDTKPLE
- a CDS encoding GNAT family N-acetyltransferase translates to MTVLTYNKADEFLSKVEPFLMKNEALNNLPLGISYRLANEGNHYQSEPFLGYKQRSDGEIHYALLRTPPHNWILAVEQDLSYEDVDSFLTYIDENHLPFPGLIGSKPSVERIAERWNERTGSSYQIKMEQKVFRLDEVEDIPISNGELRIAQPEHQEIATKWLNMFGEEAGEPTLAESPEDTIKRMIQNQSLRLWIDDGEPVSMANATRPTINGITLGPVYTPNEHKRKGYASSLVAKLSQSLLDEGYSFTSLYTDLSNPTSNKIYQRIGYKPIGDSIVIQFEDHV
- a CDS encoding YwbE family protein, coding for MNGQNRKDISPGIEVDIVLKKDQRSGKLTRGTVKDILTNSSQHPHGIKVRLQDGQVGRVKNIV
- a CDS encoding acyl-CoA thioesterase, with product MDKKPCIDSLVVKNSHVLPTDTNNHGTLFGGQLMAYMDDVAAIAATRHARNPVVTASTDSVDFLYPVNAGDAICLEAFVTWTRNTSMEIFVKAVTEELLSGKRAVCATAFMTFVAVDDQNNPIQVPTVYPETEEEQWLHDGAAKRAEQRKERRGVSKEFAQKFGTDFPWGR
- a CDS encoding TIM barrel protein; this translates as MPHKLGLSGSTILSNPKQLHELFLEELDHIEIGEFPDEDAFQLFLDHVKHTQRSFGIHSPLMRNNSKYDLIEYVHIEPEKAWYQIEEEAKRLSSLGAEYVLVHFPYFKTDRNGDVHKDIEQGLEKLSHLQVQYDIPFVCEPKLGQNRNPCGIHYLDDFSVERWKNYGIPLCFDVGDYLLADADHIFGHIHKWQDYIKVVHLHNVSFQNGDANKYIWSPVHSSQENDSDFYTLEPIIRKLAQGSDIRFLFEHTPHHVPSQKYVREGIEWVRKLIK
- a CDS encoding bifunctional 2-polyprenyl-6-hydroxyphenol methylase/3-demethylubiquinol 3-O-methyltransferase UbiG, with protein sequence MSSLLKVAHEDKPYSEEHLDFTELQPSFRVDLRRYSEQEYNKFVTMNTVSDWSSLSWKDVGRPYEVKANSKDRDQYEQQFGKSMSVHTSWQYFNRAFHEWFVKDVPSEQQKKKKAFKESLGSFNPKAIKAALGDVARIQLWNYAHRIEDGVWDPRGKRALFEGLDVKKPRILFLGAAEGYEAMQIAAMYPSAEVVMVDYDEYCKTTRFQDFPETYPFLGDNPNTGQTSVYYKNDFNIEYVVDDIRNLDYGKEFDIVLSVGLLEHFPDEYKPEVVDWHRKFLKTGGYAIFTTPRNQFKSRMYYRIMADVMNHTYRELMTLEQMGLYIYENGFDIVQSGYIKVHNGVVAKAR
- the kynU gene encoding kynureninase — translated: MDLSREFAKELDAQDALSVYRDEFYIQPETIYMDGNSLGLLSKRAEKSVLELLESWKTLGINGWMQGDHPWFYLSEKLGKMSASLVGAKAEEVVVTGSTTTNLHQLVSTFYKPKGKRTKILADELNFPSDIYALQSQLKLQGYDPDHHLIRVKSRDGRLIDEDDIIGNMHEDVALVVLPTVLYRSGQLLDIERLTKEAHKRGILIGFDGCHSVGAIPHEFHKWGVDFAYWCNYKYLNSGPGGVASLFVHEKHFGEVPGLAGWFGSDKEKQFDMEHTFSPAGDAGAFQIGTPHVMSVAPLLGSLEMFEEATIEKVREKSLRSTRYLMDLIEAELSSNGFVIGNPKEDENRGGHVCLEHPEAARICKSLKDHGVVPDFRAPNVIRLAPVALYVSYEEVWETVQIMKRIMDEKLYGKHENKREIIA
- a CDS encoding ABC-F family ATP-binding cassette domain-containing protein translates to MSILSVEQLYKTYGEKVLFENISFTIEEKQRIGLIGVNGTGKSTLLKVLAGIDSAEKGQISHSNQFHIEYLPQEPDLDHSLSVLDQIYYGDSKVMRTMREYEQALQELEAHPEDEKKQTKLFHAQQKMDENDAWEANTVAKTVLTRLGVSDYTKPVSELSGGQKKRVAIAKALIQPADLLILDEPTNHLDNETIEWLESFLAQYSGSLILVTHDRYFLNRVTNHIYELDKGQLYIYEGNYETFLAKKAEREELERKNEEKRQNTLRRELEWLRRGPKARGTKQKARVDRVKSLRDQKGPEQEDQLDIAIGSTRLGNDVLELEGVTKSFEGVPVLEDFNYLVVPGERLGIIGPNGSGKTTLLNIMAGRLEADAGSVKTGQTVKIGYYTQDHDELDGSLRVVEYIKEEAEVIHTIEGDEITAEQMLERFMFPRYMQWTYISKLSGGERRRLYLLRVLMQEPNVLFLDEPTNDLDTQTLSVLEEYLDHFPGVVITVSHDRYFLDKVVDHLIAFEGNGKTRRFQGNYSEYLDVKREEEGAALAEQRRLAKEEKKESPKQKEKRRKLSYHEQQEWNSIEDRIEELELRLEEVQKEITEAGSDAVRAQELVQEQEETEQKLEELMERWEELSTIVEESKQ